One Anthonomus grandis grandis chromosome 14, icAntGran1.3, whole genome shotgun sequence DNA window includes the following coding sequences:
- the LOC126744401 gene encoding DNA replication ATP-dependent helicase/nuclease DNA2 isoform X4, producing the protein MKKATPKSKVPQGCMKISSFFTTVRPKSDKSLHKPEQIVIIDDGDNAFEDCTQSLLAIQSKRKGDNATTGNSPPKKKTHLKPHPSASGITTNIQQSRDMHVSGASNMLPSVSGSTPITTKPLLTVKTPEKLFNPESLKSLQSSPKHLTPEKQNSKTKVGSSKKKLSGSKTPKKLFESSPSNLSEFNVEVIKNFFKITPTKREVEDRNREVQRENEKTPIKHVMPPTVASPRVKTKLDFDSGTESLCCKQNPTAKEKENHDSSNLSFTFDDASWEADFIDRIDYNLDLSTSQHCKVVSVVQHATETIITVKSTQTSEQALCSLKGFWMESKVCIGDIIRITASKVDENWFIDNNDGSLVLEPDLLISCTSVVNSVFCKRRSVFKERFRGFDTGNKFMVLGSMVHVLTQEVLKNKLYQLKQINQHALDILSRREWVKQIYESGDSLKSVSEEFLQYVPKISDFVNKYVKNASSKKEICKGNWQGVISEIQDIEDNIWCPELGVKGKVDISVRHEKTLMPLEIKTGRASVSLEHRGQVLLYIMMMKKLGCPVSSGLLLYLKEGVLREIPPSAAEQRDLIILRNELAYYILKQPTFQGSGEEVSLNPGEIPEAINHPACGKCPYSGVCMAYSKYLNEDVSSKVNLRKAYDEVSASITAAHIDYFMHWNALLSLETPERAATKDLRDIFTLTPEERHAKGKCLINLKVKELIEDNSGVCFTTFHSSLTGNFLLSGLTENAYLVVSVKNRPAIASGIVTDITMDQITLSLDRNVQKKYPEELFFLDSYDSSAFLTYNLSSLSLILEPDEKAHQLRRIIVDKQPASFQTKLPMSLLQKAKPILKRLNKVQQRAVLKAIAANEYFLIKGMPGTGKTATIVALIQLLVEIGKSVLITSHTHSAVDTVCLKLISFGVKFMRLGSEAKMNPDIRAYSEYYLTKDCHSPEALETVYNSVQVFAVTCLGSGNMVLSKRVLDVCIVDESTQVVQCSVIRPLYAAKTFVLLGDPDQLPATIKNKTAIEKGMAESLFERLDSDEARISLNLNYRMNKSITKLANVLTYKGELEIGSERVAEATMDIPKRELLLETYKKDTWLIKALDAKMENAVQFVDTGPTWDLNKSVPWADNKFDSNEMISCANIYEAAIVYRLVKALIIEGAVPPSHIGVIATYRIQVALLTQLLESTEVCVNTVDQYQGKDCNIIIYSCSKSRDLKREWVNKFDLTEDKRRLNVAITRAKHKLIIVGDLATLGNYSTFKRIKNELESNAIKLLECDGFSWDEILRIS; encoded by the exons ATGAAGAAAGCGACTCCGAAAAGTAAAGTGCCTCAAGGATGTATGAAAATATCCAGTTTCTTCACAACAGTTAGACCTAAATCGGACAAATCACTTCATAAACCAGAACAAATTGTAATCATCGATGACGGCGATAACGCTTTTGAAGATTGCACTCAAAGTTTACTTGCCATTCAAAGCAAGAGGAAAGGTGATAACGCAACAACTGGCAATAGCCCTCCGAAGAAAAAAACCCATTTGAAACCCCACCCTTCGGCTAGTGGAATTACGACAAACATTCAACAATCAAGGGACATGCATGTTTCGGGTGCCTCAAACATGCTACCCTCTGTAAGTGGCTCTACACCGATAACAACCAAACCATTGTTAACAGTTAAAACACCCGAGAAGCTTTTTAACCCAGAGTCACTCAAGAGTCTACAGTCGAGCCCCAAGCATTTAACCCCTGAAaagcaaaattcaaaaactaaagtGGGTTCATCTAAAAAGAAACTAAGCGGGAGCAAAACTCCTAAAAAACTATTTGAGTCTTCCCCAAGCAACTTGAGTGAGTTCAATGTAGAAGTTAtcaagaatttctttaaaataacgCCTACTAAACGTGAAGTTGAAGACCGCAACAGAGAGGTTCAGCGGGAGAATGAAAAAACCCCAATAAAACATGTTATGCCGCCAACAGTCGCAAGTCCCAGGGTAAAAACAAAGTTGGACTTTGACAGTGGTACCGAATCACTTTGCTGCAAGCAAAACCCAACTgccaaagaaaaagaaaaccaTGACAGCAGCAATTTAAGTTTCACATTCGATGATGCTAGTTGGGAGGCAGATTTCATTGATCGTATCGATTATAATTTGGACCTAAGCACTTCACAGCATTGTAAAGTTGTTAGTGTTGTGCAACATGCGACTGAAACAATTATTACTGTGAAGTCCACACAGACTAGTGAACAAGCTTTATGTAGCTTAAAAGGCTTTTGGATGGAGTCAAAAGTTTGTATCGGGGATATTATTAGGATCACTGCGAGTAAAGTAGATGAAAATTGGtttattgataataatgatGGGTCATTGGTTTTGGAGCCTGACCTCTTGATTTCTTGCACTTCAGTGGTAAACtctgttttttgtaaaagacgGTCTGTTTTTAAAGAAAGATTTAGGGGGTTCGACACTGGGAATAAGTTCATGGTACTGGGCAGTATGGTACATGTACTCACCCAAGAggtcttaaaaaataaactttaccAATTAAAGCAAATCAACCAACATGCCTTAGATATATTAAGCAGAAGGGAGTGGGTGAAGCAGATCTATGAAAGCGGGGACTCCCTAAAGAGCGTCTCAGAAGAATTCCTGCAATATGTGCCGAAAATAAGCGATTTCGTTAATAAGTACGTTAAAAATGCCTCTTCAAAGAAAGAGATATGTAAAGGCAATTGGCAAGGGGTCATCTCCGAAATCCAGGACATAGAGGACAACATTTGGTGTCCAGAGCTAGGAGTCAAGGGCAAAGTGGACATAAGCGTGCGTCACGAGAAAACCTTAATGCCATTAGAAATAAAAACAGGACGGGCCAGTGTGTCGTTGGAGCACCGAGGGCAAGTTTTACTCTACATAATGATGATGAAGAAGTTGGGTTGTCCAGTTTCCTCCGGTctacttttgtatttaaaagaggGCGTTTTGAGGGAGATACCGCCCTCGGCAGCCGAACAAAGAGACTTGATCATATTGAGAAACGAGCTGGCctactatattttaaaacaacccACCTTCCAAGGTAGCGGTGAGGAGGTTTCGTTGAACCCCGGAGAGATTCCCGAAGCGATTAATCATCCTGCTTGCGGGAAATGTCCTTATAGCGGTGTATGCATGGCATATTCAAAGTATCTAAACGAGGACGTTTCGTCAAAGGTTAATTTGAGGAAG GCATATGATGAGGTAAGTGCATCCATAACTGCTGCCCACATAGACTATTTTATGCACTGGAATGCCCTGCTGTCCCTAGAAACCCCTGAACGTGCGGCAACAAAAGATCTCCGAGACATTTTCACTTTAACACCGGAGGAACGTCATGCAAAAGGAAAATGCCTTATTAACCTCAAAGTCAAAGAACTCATCGAGGATAACAGCGGAGTTTGCTTCACCACGTTCCATTCTTCACTGACCGGTAACTTCTTGCTAAGCGGATTAACAGAAAACGCTTATTTAGTCGTGAGCGTTAAAAATCGGCCCGCAATAGCTTCGGGGATAGTAACCGACATAACCATGGACCAAATAACCCTGTCTCTGGACAGAAACGTTCAGAAAAAGTATCCGGAGGAGCTCTTCTTCTTGGACTCATACGACTCAAGTGCATTTCTCACGTACAACTTATCAAGTTTGTCCTTAATATTGGAACCGGACGAAAAAGCGCATCAATTAAGACGAATTATCGTTGACAAACAACCGGCGAGTTTTCAAACGAAACTGCCGATGTCCCTGCTGCAAAAAGCGAAACCGATCCTAAAAAGGCTGAACAAAGTGCAACAGAGGGCGGTTCTAAAAGCGATCGCCGCAAACGAGTATTTCTTAATCAAGGGCATGCCTGGAACCGGTAAAACCGCCACGATAGTCGCCCTAATTCAACTTTTAGTGGAAATAGGTAAATCCGTCCTTATAACCAGTCACACCCATTCGGCAGTGGACACTGTGTGCCTGAAACTCATCAGTTTTGGAGTGAAGTTTATGAGGTTAGGCAGCGAGGCCAAAATGAACCCGGATATTCGAGCATATTCTGAGTATTATCTCACTAAAGATTGCCACAGTCCAGAAGCTTTAGAAACAGTATATAATAGTGTGCAAGTGTTCGCTGTCACCTGTTTAGGTTCAGGCAATATGGTTTTATCGAAAAGGGTCTTGGATGTTTGTATAGTGGATGAAAGTACTCAG GTGGTGCAATGCTCGGTTATTAGACCCTTGTATGCGGCAAAAACATTCGTGCTACTGGGGGATCCTGACCAACTACCTGcgacaattaaaaacaaaactgcCATAGAAAAAGGGATGGCCGAGAGCTTGTTTGAGAGACTCGACTCTGATGAAGCGAGGATCTCTTTGAATTTAAACTACCGCATGAATAA GTCCATTACTAAGCTGGCTAACGTGCTCACTTATAAGGGAGAACTGGAAATTGGCTCTGAAAGAGTTGCCGAGGCCACCATGGACATCCCAAAGCGGGAACTTCTACTGGAAACTTATAAAAAAGACACTTGGCTTATTAAAGCTTTAGATGCAAAAATGGAGAACGCCGTGCAGTTCGTCGATACTGGACCCACATGGGACCTAAACAAATCCGTTCCGTGGGCAGACAATAAGTTCGATTCAAACGAAATGATTTCTTGTGCCAACATTTATGAGGCTGCCATAGTATATCGGCTAGTAAAAGCCCTTATTATTGAAGGGGCAGTGCCTCCCAGTCACATTGGGGTTATTGCAACCTATAGGATCCAAGTGGCTCTACTAACTCAGTTGCTTGAATCAACCGAGGTGTGTGTGAACACTGTAGATCAGTATCAAGGCAAAGATTGCAATATCATTATTTATTCTTGCTCGAAATCCAGAGATTTAAAGAGGGAGTGGGTTAACAAGTTCGATTTAACGGAGGATAAACGGAGGCTTAATGTCGCCATTACTAGGGCGAAGCATAAGTTAATTATCGTGGGAGATTTGGCTACTTTAGGGAACTATTCTACTTTTAAGAGGATTAAAAACGAGTTGGAATCTAATGCGATCAAACTATTGGAATGTGACGGTTTTAGTTGGGATGAAATTTTAAGGATTAGTTAA
- the LOC126744401 gene encoding DNA replication ATP-dependent helicase/nuclease DNA2 isoform X5 codes for MKKATPKSKVPQGCMKISSFFTTVRPKSDKSLHKPEQIVIIDDGDNAFEDCTQSLLAIQSKRKGDNATTGNSPPKKKTHLKPHPSASGITTNIQQSRDMHVSGASNMLPSVSGSTPITTKPLLTVKTPEKLFNPESLKSLQSSPKHLTPEKQNSKTKVGSSKKKLSGSKTPKKLFESSPSNLSEFNVEVIKNFFKITPTKREVEDRNREVQRENEKTPIKHVMPPTVASPRVKTKLDFDSGTESLCCKQNPTAKEKENHDSSNLSFTFDDASWEADFIDRIDYNLDLSTSQHCKVVSVVQHATETIITVKSTQTSEQALCSLKGFWMESKVCIGDIIRITASKVDENWFIDNNDGSLVLEPDLLISCTSVVNSVFCKRRSVFKERFRGFDTGNKFMVLGSMVHVLTQEVLKNKLYQLKQINQHALDILSRREWVKQIYESGDSLKSVSEEFLQYVPKISDFVNKYVKNASSKKEICKGNWQGVISEIQDIEDNIWCPELGVKGKVDISVRHEKTLMPLEIKTGRASVSLEHRGQVLLYIMMMKKLGCPVSSGLLLYLKEGVLREIPPSAAEQRDLIILRNELAYYILKQPTFQGSGEEVSLNPGEIPEAINHPACGKCPYSGVCMAYSKYLNEDVSSKVNLRKAYDEVSASITAAHIDYFMHWNALLSLETPERAATKDLRDIFTLTPEERHAKGKCLINLKVKELIEDNSGVCFTTFHSSLTGNFLLSGLTENAYLVVSVKNRPAIASGIVTDITMDQITLSLDRNVQKKYPEELFFLDSYDSSAFLTYNLSSLSLILEPDEKAHQLRRIIVDKQPASFQTKLPMSLLQKAKPILKRLNKVQQRAVLKAIAANEYFLIKGMPGTGKTATIVALIQLLVEIGKSVLITSHTHSAVDTVCLKLISFGVKFMRLGSEAKMNPDIRAYSEYYLTKDCHSPEALETVYNSVQVFAVTCLGSGNMVLSKRVLDVCIVDESTQVVQCSVIRPLYAAKTFVLLGDPDQLPATIKNKTAIEKGMSESLFERLDSDEARISLNLNYRMNRSITKLANVLTYKGELEIGSERVAEATMDIPKRELLLETYKKDTWLIKALDAKMENAVQFVDTGPTWDLNKSVPWADNKFDSNEMISCANIYEAAIVYRLVKALIIEGAVPPSHIGVIATYRIQVALLTQLLESTEVCVNTVDQYQGKDCNIIIYSCSKSRDLKREWVNKFDLTEDKRRLNVAITRAKHKLIIVGDLATLGNYSTFKRIKNELESNAIKLLECDGFSWDEILRIS; via the exons ATGAAGAAAGCGACTCCGAAAAGTAAAGTGCCTCAAGGATGTATGAAAATATCCAGTTTCTTCACAACAGTTAGACCTAAATCGGACAAATCACTTCATAAACCAGAACAAATTGTAATCATCGATGACGGCGATAACGCTTTTGAAGATTGCACTCAAAGTTTACTTGCCATTCAAAGCAAGAGGAAAGGTGATAACGCAACAACTGGCAATAGCCCTCCGAAGAAAAAAACCCATTTGAAACCCCACCCTTCGGCTAGTGGAATTACGACAAACATTCAACAATCAAGGGACATGCATGTTTCGGGTGCCTCAAACATGCTACCCTCTGTAAGTGGCTCTACACCGATAACAACCAAACCATTGTTAACAGTTAAAACACCCGAGAAGCTTTTTAACCCAGAGTCACTCAAGAGTCTACAGTCGAGCCCCAAGCATTTAACCCCTGAAaagcaaaattcaaaaactaaagtGGGTTCATCTAAAAAGAAACTAAGCGGGAGCAAAACTCCTAAAAAACTATTTGAGTCTTCCCCAAGCAACTTGAGTGAGTTCAATGTAGAAGTTAtcaagaatttctttaaaataacgCCTACTAAACGTGAAGTTGAAGACCGCAACAGAGAGGTTCAGCGGGAGAATGAAAAAACCCCAATAAAACATGTTATGCCGCCAACAGTCGCAAGTCCCAGGGTAAAAACAAAGTTGGACTTTGACAGTGGTACCGAATCACTTTGCTGCAAGCAAAACCCAACTgccaaagaaaaagaaaaccaTGACAGCAGCAATTTAAGTTTCACATTCGATGATGCTAGTTGGGAGGCAGATTTCATTGATCGTATCGATTATAATTTGGACCTAAGCACTTCACAGCATTGTAAAGTTGTTAGTGTTGTGCAACATGCGACTGAAACAATTATTACTGTGAAGTCCACACAGACTAGTGAACAAGCTTTATGTAGCTTAAAAGGCTTTTGGATGGAGTCAAAAGTTTGTATCGGGGATATTATTAGGATCACTGCGAGTAAAGTAGATGAAAATTGGtttattgataataatgatGGGTCATTGGTTTTGGAGCCTGACCTCTTGATTTCTTGCACTTCAGTGGTAAACtctgttttttgtaaaagacgGTCTGTTTTTAAAGAAAGATTTAGGGGGTTCGACACTGGGAATAAGTTCATGGTACTGGGCAGTATGGTACATGTACTCACCCAAGAggtcttaaaaaataaactttaccAATTAAAGCAAATCAACCAACATGCCTTAGATATATTAAGCAGAAGGGAGTGGGTGAAGCAGATCTATGAAAGCGGGGACTCCCTAAAGAGCGTCTCAGAAGAATTCCTGCAATATGTGCCGAAAATAAGCGATTTCGTTAATAAGTACGTTAAAAATGCCTCTTCAAAGAAAGAGATATGTAAAGGCAATTGGCAAGGGGTCATCTCCGAAATCCAGGACATAGAGGACAACATTTGGTGTCCAGAGCTAGGAGTCAAGGGCAAAGTGGACATAAGCGTGCGTCACGAGAAAACCTTAATGCCATTAGAAATAAAAACAGGACGGGCCAGTGTGTCGTTGGAGCACCGAGGGCAAGTTTTACTCTACATAATGATGATGAAGAAGTTGGGTTGTCCAGTTTCCTCCGGTctacttttgtatttaaaagaggGCGTTTTGAGGGAGATACCGCCCTCGGCAGCCGAACAAAGAGACTTGATCATATTGAGAAACGAGCTGGCctactatattttaaaacaacccACCTTCCAAGGTAGCGGTGAGGAGGTTTCGTTGAACCCCGGAGAGATTCCCGAAGCGATTAATCATCCTGCTTGCGGGAAATGTCCTTATAGCGGTGTATGCATGGCATATTCAAAGTATCTAAACGAGGACGTTTCGTCAAAGGTTAATTTGAGGAAG GCATATGATGAGGTAAGTGCATCCATAACTGCTGCCCACATAGACTATTTTATGCACTGGAATGCCCTGCTGTCCCTAGAAACCCCTGAACGTGCGGCAACAAAAGATCTCCGAGACATTTTCACTTTAACACCGGAGGAACGTCATGCAAAAGGAAAATGCCTTATTAACCTCAAAGTCAAAGAACTCATCGAGGATAACAGCGGAGTTTGCTTCACCACGTTCCATTCTTCACTGACCGGTAACTTCTTGCTAAGCGGATTAACAGAAAACGCTTATTTAGTCGTGAGCGTTAAAAATCGGCCCGCAATAGCTTCGGGGATAGTAACCGACATAACCATGGACCAAATAACCCTGTCTCTGGACAGAAACGTTCAGAAAAAGTATCCGGAGGAGCTCTTCTTCTTGGACTCATACGACTCAAGTGCATTTCTCACGTACAACTTATCAAGTTTGTCCTTAATATTGGAACCGGACGAAAAAGCGCATCAATTAAGACGAATTATCGTTGACAAACAACCGGCGAGTTTTCAAACGAAACTGCCGATGTCCCTGCTGCAAAAAGCGAAACCGATCCTAAAAAGGCTGAACAAAGTGCAACAGAGGGCGGTTCTAAAAGCGATCGCCGCAAACGAGTATTTCTTAATCAAGGGCATGCCTGGAACCGGTAAAACCGCCACGATAGTCGCCCTAATTCAACTTTTAGTGGAAATAGGTAAATCCGTCCTTATAACCAGTCACACCCATTCGGCAGTGGACACTGTGTGCCTGAAACTCATCAGTTTTGGAGTGAAGTTTATGAGGTTAGGCAGCGAGGCCAAAATGAACCCGGATATTCGAGCATATTCTGAGTATTATCTCACTAAAGATTGCCACAGTCCAGAAGCTTTAGAAACAGTATATAATAGTGTGCAAGTGTTCGCTGTCAC CTGTTTAGGTTCAGGCAATATGGTTTTATCGAAAAGGGTCTTGGATGTTTGTATAGTGGATGAAAGTACTCAGGTGGTGCAATGCTCGGTTATTAGACCCTTGTATGCGGCAAAAACATTCGTGCTACTGGGGGATCCTGACCAACTACCTGcgacaattaaaaacaaaactgcCATAGAAAAAGGAATGTCCGAGAGCTTGTTTGAGAGACTCGACTCTGATGAAGCGAGGATCTCTTTGAATTTAAACTACCGCATGAATAGGTCCATTACTAAGCTGGCTAACGTGCTCACTTATAAGGGAGAACTGGAAATTGGCTCTGAAAGAGTTGCCGAGGCCACCATGGACATCCCAAAGCGGGAACTTCTACTGGAAACTTATAAAAAAGACACTTGGCTTATTAAAGCTTTAGATGCAAAAATGGAGAACGCCGTGCAGTTCGTCGATACTGGACCCACATGGGACCTAAACAAATCCGTTCCGTGGGCAGACAATAAGTTCGATTCAAACGAAATGATTTCTTGTGCCAACATTTATGAGGCTGCCATAGTATATCGGCTAGTAAAAGCCCTTATTATTGAAGGGGCAGTGCCTCCCAGTCACATTGGGGTTATTGCAACCTATAGGATCCAAGTGGCTCTACTAACTCAGTTGCTTGAATCAACCGAGGTGTGTGTGAACACTGTAGATCAGTATCAAGGCAAAGATTGCAATATCATTATTTATTCTTGCTCGAAATCCAGAGATTTAAAGAGGGAGTGGGTTAACAAGTTCGATTTAACGGAGGATAAACGGAGGCTTAATGTCGCCATTACTAGGGCGAAGCATAAGTTAATTATCGTGGGAGATTTGGCTACTTTAGGGAACTATTCTACTTTTAAGAGGATTAAAAACGAGTTGGAATCTAATGCGATCAAACTATTGGAATGTGACGGTTTTAGTTGGGATGAAATTTTAAGGATTAGTTAA